A single genomic interval of Helianthus annuus cultivar XRQ/B chromosome 6, HanXRQr2.0-SUNRISE, whole genome shotgun sequence harbors:
- the LOC110864624 gene encoding probable purine permease 11 produces the protein MPDNEHSVEVTQSGVLPLAKLKRWQWWVLVAFNIFFLVIGQIVAVLLGRFYYDQGGNSKWMATLVQTIGFPILFIPYILFPSISTSSTRPATSVSLPVILSLYVVIGALIAGDNMLYSVGLLYLSASTYSLICATQLAFNAVFSFFINSQKFTALIFNSVVVLSLSASLLAVNDDSDKPSGVSNRNYVLGFVATLSASALYALLLSVMQLSFQKLIKKETFSVVLELQIYTSFFATCVSTIGLFASGEWRTLGGEMHSFGKGGLAYVMTLVWTAVAWQVCSVGVVGLIFVVSSLFSNVISTLSLALTPLAALVVFHDKMNAVKIIAMLMGLWGFSTYIYQNYLDDLKAKRGHSDATGMQLQSLS, from the exons ATGCCAG ATAATGAACATTCTGTTGAGGTAACTCAGTCTGGCGTATTGCCGCTTGCCAAACTCAAGCGTTGGCAATGGTGGGTTCTCGTCGCCTTCAACATATTTTTTCTAGTTATTGGTCAAATCGTCGCAGTTCTTCTGGGCCGATTTTATTACGACCAAGGTGGAAATAGTAAATGGATGGCTACACTAGTTCAAACTATAGGGTTTCCTATCCTTTTCATTCCGTACATTCTGTTTCCTTCGATAAGTACATCATCAACTAGACCCGCCACATCCGTCTCACTACCCGTTATTCTCTCGCTCTATGTAGTCATTGGCGCTCTAATAGCCGGTGACAATATGCTATACTCCGTTGGGTTACTCTATCTTTCAGCCTCTACTTACTCCCTCATATGCGCCACTCAGTTAGCCTTCAACGCAGTCTTTTCATTTTTCATAAATTCCCAGAAATTTACCGCTTTAATTTTCAATTCTGTGGTGGTTCTTTCGTTATCCGCCTCTCTGCTAGCTGTCAATGATGACTCAGATAAGCCGTCGGGTGTGTCAAACAGGAATTACGTCCTTGGTTTTGTGGCTACACTTAGTGCGTCTGCTCTTTACGCACTTTTACTTTCGGTTATGCAACTTTCATTCCAAAAGCTTATAAAAAAAGAAACGTTTTCCGTGGTTCTCGAGCTTCAAATCTACACTTCGTTCTTCGCCACTTGTGTTTCCACCATTGGCCTTTTTGCTAGCGGCGAGTGGCGCACTTTGGGTGGTGAAATGCACAGTTTTGGTAAAGGGGGTCTCGCTTATGTGATGACGTTGGTTTGGACCGCTGTGGCTTGGCAGGTGTGCTCGGTTGGTGTTGTTGGGCTGATTTTTGTGGTGTCGTCTTTGTTCTCAAATGTGATTAGTACTTTGTCGTTGGCGCTGACTCCATTGGCCGCGCTAGTGGTGTTTCATGACAAAATGAACGCTGTAAAGATAATTGCGATGCTAATGGGCTTGTGGGGTTTTAGTACTTACATTTATCAGAATTATCTTGATGATCTTAAGGCGAAGAGAGGACATTCGGATGCTACCGGTATGCAACTCCAATCTTTAAGTtga
- the LOC110863731 gene encoding putative invertase inhibitor, producing the protein MGFSSFSMTLLLFSLFFLSINGQDLIYNTCKTSSQQDPNVDLQFCITSLQAAPASHCADLKGLGMISIRLTRYNITDTRCYIKRLLNNATKILDPYVKSCLDDCFEVYSDAILDIKQAMKSYISKRFFDANIQISSVMDATTTCEDGFKERKGVVSPLTKRNDATFQLSAITLSIMNILQSSLK; encoded by the coding sequence ATGGGTTTTTCATCTTTCTCTATGACACTACTTTTATTTTCCTTATTCTTCTTATCTATCAATGGGCAAGACCTTATCTACAACACTTGCAAAACCTCATCACAACAAGATCCTAATGTGGATCTCCAATTTTGCATCACTTCTCTCCAAGCTGCACCGGCTAGCCATTGTGCCGATCTTAAAGGCCTCGGGATGATCTCCATTAGGCTAACAAGGTATAACATCACCGATACAAGGTGTTACATAAAGCGGTTGCTCAACAACGCCACGAAGATACTTGACCCCTATGTAAAGTCATGTTTGGACGATTGTTTTGAGGTTTACTCGGATGCTATTTTGGACATCAAGCAGGCTATGAAGAGTTACATTTCCAAGCGGTTTTTTGATGCGAATATTCAAATAAGTTCGGTCATGGATGCAACTACCACTTGTGAGGATGGGTTCAAAGAGAGAAAGGGTGTTGTTTCACCATTAACCAAGAGAAATGATGCCACTTTTCAACTATCTGCTATAACACTTTCAATCATGAATATTCTTCAAAGTAGCTTGAAATGA